A stretch of Pygocentrus nattereri isolate fPygNat1 chromosome 8, fPygNat1.pri, whole genome shotgun sequence DNA encodes these proteins:
- the chst1 gene encoding carbohydrate sulfotransferase 1: MQCSWKAVILLGLVSIAIQYTAIRTFTGKPFQICPVPNPLNCSPGPEAEAFGGLCDEFPYFFYNNSRKTHILILATTRSGSSFVGQLFNQHSDIFYLFEPLYHVQSTLIPHFTHSRNMADRRVMLGASRDLLRSLYDCDLFFLESYIKPQPANHTTDKLFRRGASKALCSPPVCDVLSPSEAYLAEGECIRKCASLNLTLAAESCREKRHVAIKTVRIPEISDLRALIEDPRLNLKVIQLVRDPRGILASRIETFRDTYRLWRIWRATGRKPYNLDLTQLSTVCEDILRSITTGFSRPSWLRGRYILVRYEDLARNPLQKTREIYEFLGLSMEKSVEEWIQNNTRSTNDISARHKYGTVRDSAANAESWRLKLSHEIVEHTQSVCQQVLEELGYRSVNSREELRNMSVSVVEDKTFVPFL, from the coding sequence ATGCAATGTTCCTGGAAGGCTGTGATTCTGCTAGGCTTGGTGTCGATCGCCATCCAGTACACAGCGATCAGGACGTTCACTGGCAAGCCGTTCCAGATATGTCCTGTTCCAAACCCTTTGAACTGCAGCCCGGGGCCGGAGGCAGAGGCTTTCGGAGGCTTGTGCGACGAGTTCCCTTATTTCTTTTACAACAACTCCAGGAAGACCCACATCCTCATTCTGGCCACCACTCGCAGCGGGTCGTCTTTTGTGGGCCAGCTTTTCAACCAGCATTCGGATATTTTCTACCTGTTTGAGCCTCTTTATCACGTCCAGAGCACCCTGATCCCTCACTTCACCCACAGCAGGAACATGGCAGACCGCAGGGTGATGCTGGGGGCCAGCCGGGACCTCCTGCGGAGCTTATATGACTGCGACCTCTTTTTCTTAGAAAGCTACATCAAACCTCAGCCTGCGAACCACACCACGGACAAGCTCTTCCGCCGAGGAGCCAGCAAAGCGCTGTGCTCTCCACCCGTCTGCGACGTGTTAAGCCCCAGTGAGGCGTACCTTGCAGAGGGTGAATGCATCCGCAAATGTGCCTCCCTCAACCTGACCCTGGCGGCTGAGTCGTGCCGGGAGAAACGCCACGTCGCCATCAAAACGGTGCGGATCCCGGAGATCAGCGACCTCAGAGCGCTCATCGAGGACCCTCGGCTAAACCTCAAGGTCATCCAGCTGGTCAGAGACCCACGAGGCATATTAGCGTCGCGCATTGAGACGTTTCGTGACACCTACCGCCTGTGGCGGATCTGGAGGGCCACTGGACGCAAACCCTACAACCTTGATCTGACGCAGCTCAGCACCGTGTGCGAGGACATCCTCCGGTCCATCACCACAGGCTTCAGCCGGCCCTCGTGGCTCCGGGGCAGGTACATCCTGGTGAGGTACGAGGACCTGGCCCGCAACCCGCTTCAAAAGACCAGGGAGATTTATGAATTTCTGGGCTTGTCCATGGAGAAGAGTGTGGAGGAGTGGATCCAGAACAACACTAGAAGCACCAACGACATCTCGGCCAGACACAAGTACGGTACGGTGAGAGACTCGGCCGCCAACGCAGAGAGCTGGAGGCTCAAACTGTCTCACGAAATCGTCGAACACACACAGTCCGTTTGCCAACAGGTTCTGGAGGAGCTGGGCTACAGATCTGTGAACTCGCGCGAGGAGCTCAGAAACATGTCCGTGTCAGTCGTGGAGGACAAAACTTTTGTACCGTTTTTGTAA